The region CTGGCACGCACGAGCCCGGCATGGTCGCCGGCGCCGGCTGGGGCCCAGACCGGTGACCAGACCGGTGCCCTGGCCCAGTCGGGCACGCTCGCTGACGCGGAGCCCGCCGGCATTTCGGCGGGTGTGGACGTCGAGCCGGCCGTGCCCCTGGCGGATGACGCGGGCCGGACGGCTGCGGCTGCCGAAATTGACAGGCCCGTGGGCCAGGTGGCGGCCGTGCCCGCCGACCGTGCCGCCGCGCCGTGGTTCGTCCAGGGCCTGCTGGGCCTGAGTGCCTGGCTGGCCAGTCTGCTGTTGCTCCTGTTCGTGGGCGTTTCCGGCGTCATCAACAGCGCGTCGGGCGCCCTGGTGGGCGGCCTGGTGCTGTGCGCCATCGGCGTGGCCATGGTGCGCGCCGCGGAGGGCCCGTTCTGGCGCCAGTGCGCCACCGCGCTGGCTTTCTGCGGCCAGATCCTGGTGATGGCCGGCCTGGCAGGCGCCCAGTCTCCCGCCGGCGCGGCGGTATTCGTGCTGGCGCTGGCCATCGTGATCTACCTGTTCGGGCCGGATGCCATCCTGCGCTTTCTCAGCGGCCTGACGATGGTGGTGGCGGTGTACCTGCTGACGGCGTTCGCCGTCGAGCGCGGCGATGCCTTCGACTCCCTGGTTAACGCGGCGCTGCGCTGGATCATGTACGACGAGCTGCGCGGCGTCGCCTTGTGGCTGCCCGCGACCTTGCTGACGGCGTGGGTGGCCGCGTTGGCGTTCCTCAGCAATCCACGCCTGTCGGCGCGCCGCCGTGACGCCTTGCTGCCGCTGGCCTGGTCGTTCGCGTTGTCCGCGCAGGCCGGCGTGGTGCTGGCGGCGGGCGCGCCCGTATGGCATCTGCCGGCGCTGTGGCGCGTGCATGCACCGTCGGTGATGTATCTGCTGTTCGCGGTGCTGCTGCCGGTGGTGGCCGCCATCGCGGTGCTGCATCCGCGCCGCGCCGTGCTCAACCGTGGCGTGCGTTACGGCGTGCCCTTGGGCCTGGCCGTGTTGGCGGGCTTCTGGCTGTCCTGGCCAGGGGTGGCCTATGCCCTGACCTGGCTGCTGTTGGGCTTCGGCCTGCGGCGCGCGCATTTGTTCCGCCTGGGTCAGGCCGCCGTGCTGTTGTCCCTGGTCTTCTATTACTACCGGCTCGACACGCCTTTGCTGTTCAAGGCCTCGTTGTTGGCCGGCGCCGGCGTCTTGCTGTTGTTGCTGCGGGTGGCCGTGTGGGCGGTGCCGCGTTTGCGGGGCGACGGGCCGCCGCGTGCGCCGCGGCCCGCGCAGGCGGCGCCATGGCGCGCGGGCCTGATCGCGGCTGGACTGCTGCTGTGCCTGGGGGTGGCCAACACGGCGATCTGGCAGCGCGAACAATTGCTGGCGCATGGGCAGGTGGTGCGCCTGGAACTGACGCCGCGCGATCCGCGCTCGCTGCTGCAGGGCGACTATATGGATCTACGCTTCGCCGCCGCGCAGGCGGTCGGGGACATGCAGGAGGGGTTGCCCGCCACGGACAACGTGCTCGATGCGCCCCGTGTCGATGCCTACCTGGTGCTGAAGCCGGACAATCAAGGCGTGGCGCGGCCGGTGCGCGTCCAGGCTGCCCCGCAGCCGCACGATGCGCAGGAGGTGGTGTTGCGCTACCGTCTGCGCGCCGCCGGCGTGCGCATCGTCACCAACGCGTATTTCTTTCCCGAAGGGCAAGGCGAACACTATGCCGCCGCCCGGTATGGCGAACTGCGGGTGGACGACAAGGGCACCGGTCTGCTGGTGCGCCTGCTCGGCGCGGACTTCCAGCCGCTTTGATCAGCGTATCCGCCAGCGCCTGACCCAGGCCGCGCAGGCCTCGCGCAGGAAAGCCGCGGGATCAGCGGCCGGCAGGGCCGTGAACCCGAGCGCCTGCCAGGCCTGGTTCAAGGTGGCGACAGGCTGTGCCAGATCCAGTGCCGGCGCGTGATTCTGCTTGGACAGCTTCAGGCCGCTGGCGGGGTCCAGGATCAGCGGCACGTGCATGACGCGCGGCGGGTTCAGTCCAAGCAGGCGGGCCAGCACTTGCTGGCGGGCCGTCGAGGTCAACAGGTCCGCGCCACGGACCACGTCGGTGACGCCCTGGGCGCCATCGTCGACCACCACCGCCAGTTGATAGGCCCACAGTCCGTCGGCGCGGCGCAGCACGAAGTCCCCGACGGCGTGCTCGACATCCTGGCGTTGCTGGCCCAGCCAGCGGTCCTCGAAGACGACGACGCCGGGCGGCACGCGCAGGCGCCACGCGCGCGCCGTGCGGCCGGGGGCCAGGCCATGGCGGCAGGTGCCCGCATAAGGCCGTTCGCCGTCCGCGGATGCGGGATCGGTCGGCATTGCCGCGCCGGCCTCGGCGATTTCCCGGCGCGTGCAGCCGCAGGGATAAACCAGGCCGCGCGCCGCCAGGTCGTCGAAGGCCTGTTGATAGATCGCATCGCGCGCGGATTGCCAGATCACGGCGCCGTCCCAATGCAGGCCCAAGGTTTCCAACTGGCCCATGATCACGCGGTCGGCGCCCGGTACGCTGCGCGGCTTGTCCACGTCCTCGATGCGCAGCAGCCAGCGGCCGCCGGCCGCGCGCGCGTCCAGATAACTGGCCAACGCGGCCACCAGGGAGCCCGCATGCAGCGGACCGCTGGGGCTGGGCGCGAAGCGGCCGACGTATTCGCCAGTGTCGGCGCGGCCGTCGGGCTGCGCGTGGGATTCAGCGCGAGGTCCAGCGTAGGTCATGGTGATGGGCAAAGGGTATGCAGGCGATACGCGACATTAAAACGCAAGCCGCCAAAAACAAACTGCCGAAATACAAAGCCGATAACAAAGCGCCGAAAACAAAGCGCTAAAAATAAACCACTGAAAACAAACCACCAAAAGCAAAACCGGCCCGTGGGGGCCGGTTTCGGTTGCGGAGGCAGCTGCCTCGCCGGTGCGTCTTAATGCAGGCGTCGCACGTCGCCGTCGTCGTCCAGCAACTCTTCGAGCACCAGATTATCGATGTCGGCTTCCTGGCTCCACAACACCATCAAGGCGGTGATCTTGAGCTTGGCCAGCGGCACGGGCGATTCAGGCGCGGCCAGGGCGCGATCGATGACGATCTCGCGCAGGGGGGCGGGCAGAACACCGGCGGTTTCCAGGAAGGTGATGAAGCCGATGGCTTCGGTACCCAGCTGGCGATACTCGCTGTCGGTGTAGATGCGCATGCCCGTGGCAGGCTGGGTGGCCAGGTCGACGCAACGTTCCGTCGTTTCCGCCAAGCCGTAGAGCCAGCCCAAGGCATCATCGATATCTTCGTGTTCGAAGCCTGCGGCCGCCAGGCGCTTAGCCAAGACATCCGCCGCGGGACAGGCTTGCGGCGTGTAGTAATTTTCGAAAAGGTATACCAGGATATCGAACATATGCGCCGTCTTCAGTCGTTGTATGCCCAGTCGGCCCGCTTATCGGCAAACCAGCAAACGTAAATTCACTTTACGCTTATTCATGCTGGGGGGCAACCGGCGCTGCGGGGCCACAACACCGGGAATAAGCGCAGAATTACGGACCTTATCAGCGAACTTACGATTTTTTCAGAGAAAATTCAGAAAGTTGATTGTATTGGCAATAACACATTGCACTTTGACAAGGAGAGCACGCGTTGGAGAACACCGACATCGACATTCAGGGTACCGGCCTGCCCGCGCTGACCCTTCCGCCACCCGCCCGGCCCGGCATGGCGCTGGCCGAGGTGGACACACCCGCCCTGATACTGGACCTGGACGTTTTCGAGCGTAATCTGCGCACGATGCAGGACTGGACGCGCCGCCACGATATCGCCCTGCGGCCGCATGCCAAGGCGCACAAGTGCCCCGAAGTCTCGCTGCGCCAGATTGCCCTGGGCGCGCGCGGCATATGCGTGCAGAAGGTCAGCGAGGCGTTGCCGTTCGTGGCGGCCGGCATCGCGGACATCCATATCAGCAATGAAGTCGTCGGCGAGGCCAAACTGGCGCTGCTGGCGCAATTGGCGCGGCGCGCCCGCATCAGCGTCTGCGTCGACCACGCGGAAAACGTCGCCGCGATGTCGCGCGCGCTGGCGGCGCAGGACGCCCGCGTCGACGTGTTGGTGGAGATCGATGTCGGCCAGGGCCGCTGCGGCGTCGCGTCGCCCACCGCCGCGCTGGAGCTGGCGCGCCGTGTGGAAAGCCTGCCTGGCCTGCGTTTCGCCGGCATCCAGGCTTACCACGGGTCCCTGCAGCATCGCCGCGGTCACGCGGAACGCGCCCAGGCTTGCCTGGAGTCGGCAGCACGCGCGTGGCAGTGCGCCGAGGTTCTGCATGAGCACGGCTATGCCTGCCCCATCATTACCGGTGGCGGCACCGGCAGCGCGGAATTCGATGGGCCGGGGGACGTCTATACCGAGTTGCAGGCTGGCAGCTACGCGTTCATGGACGTCGACTACGGCGCCAATGAATGGGCCGGCGAACTGAAATTCGACAACAGCCTGTTCCTCTTGAGCACGGTGATGAGCGTGCCGACGTCAGACCGGGTGGTACTGGATGTGGGTCTGAAGTCGACCACCGTCGAGTGCGGCCTGCCGAAAGTGCATGAACGCGACAATCTTCTGTATGTCGCCGCCAACGACGAGCACGGTGTCGTACGCGTGGCCGCCGGCACCAAGGCGCCGGCGCTGGGCGAGAAACTGCGCCTGGTGCCGGCGCACGTCGATCCCACGTTCAACCTGCACAGCGAGCTGGTGGCGGTGCGGGGCGGCGTGGTCGAAGGGGTCTGGCCGATCGCCGCGCGCGGACTGAGCCGCTAGGCCACGGTCGTCGGCAGGACGTGCAAGTGTCGCGTCCCGCCGGCGTCGGCGCCCCTGCGCCGCAGCGGGCGCCGACGCGCACCTTATCCGTGCGCGGCGCTACTGCGTCATTCCCAGGAACTGCCGCAGTTCCGGCGTGCGGGGAGCGCCGAAAACTTCTTCCGGCGGCCCGATCTCATGCACCTTGCCTTCGTGCATGAAGACCACGCGATCGCAGACTTCCCGCGCGAAGCGCATTTCGTGCGTCACCATCAGCAGGGTCATGCCGTCGGCGGCCAGGCCGCGGACAACGGCCAGCACCTCGTTGACCAGTTCCGGATCCAGCGCGGAAGTGATTTCATCGCACAGCAGGGCGATGGGCTGCATCGCCAGCGCGCGGGCGATGGCCACGCGTTGCTGCTGGCCACCGGACAGCTGGTCGGGCCACGCATCGAATTTGTGACCCAGGCCGACCCGTTCAAGCATGGCGCGGGCCAGCGGCTCCGCCTCGGCTTCCGGCAGTTTGCGGGTGACCATGGGCGACAACATGACGTTGCGGCCCGCCGTCAGGTGGGGGAACAGATTGAACTGCTGGAAGATCATGCCGACCTTGAGCCGCAGCGCGCGCAGATGCAGATCGTCCGGCACCAGCTTGCTTTCGGCCACCATGATGGCGCCGCTGTCCAAGGTTTCCAGGCCATTGATGCAACGTAGCAGCGTGCTCTTGCCGGAGCCGCTCTTGCCGATGATGGCGATCACTTCGCCCGGATCGATGCGCAGCGTGACGCCCTTGAGCACTTCATTCGCGCCGAAACGCTTGCGGATGTCTTCAATGGCGATGAGGGGCATTGAGCCTCCTTTCCAGACGCAGGCTGGCGCGCGACAGCGGCCAGCAGAGTGCGAAGTAAATCAGTGCGGCCACGCCATACACCGTGAACGGATTGAACGTGGCGTTGGTGATGATGGTGCTGGCCTTGGACAACTCGGTGAAGCCGATGATGGAGGTCAGCGCGGTGCTCTTGACGATCTGCACCGCGAAGCCGACGGTGGGCGCCACCGCGATGCGCAGGGCCTGCGGCAGCACCACGTAACGCATCTGCTGCACATATCCCATGGCCAGGCTGGCCGACGCTTCCCATTGGCCGCGATTGATCGATTCGACGCAGCCCCGCCAGATCTCCGCCAGGAAGGCGGCCGACCAAAGAATCAGAGCGCTGCCCGCGGCTACCCAGGCCGGCACGTCGATACCGGCCAGCGACAGCCCGAAGAAGGTCAGGAACAGCTGCATGAGCAGCGGCGTGCCCTGGAACAATTCGATGAAGGCCCAGGCCAGGCGGCGCTGCCAGCGATGGCGCGACACGCGCATCATCAGCACGGCCATGCCCAGCAAGGCGCCGCCGGCGAACGCGACCACGGCCAGCACTACCGTCCAGCGTGCCGCCAGTAACAGGTTGCGGACGATGTCCCACAAGGTGAAGGCCATCATCGCGGCGCCCTCCTGAACATGCGCTGGCCCAGCAGGCGCAGCAACTGGCGCAACAGGATCGCCAGCAGCAGGTAGATCACCGTGGTGACGATGTACACCTCGAAGGCGCGGAAGTTGCGCGACTGGATGAAGTTGGCGGCGAAGGACAGGTCCTCGGCGGCGATCTGCGAACACACGGCCGAGCCCAGCATCACGATCACGATCTGCGACGACAGGGCCGGCCAGATGCGCGCCAGCGCCGGCTTGAGCACGATGTGGCGGAAGACCTCCAGGCGCGTCATGGCCAGGCTGGCGCCCGCTTCGTATTGGCCGCGCGGCGTGGCGGCGATGCCGGCACGGATGATCTCGGCGCTATAGGCGCCCAGGTTCACCGCCATGGCCAGGCAGGCCGCCTGCATCTCGCCCAGCTGCACACCCAGGGCCGGCAGGCCGAAGAAAATGAAGAACAGCTGGATCAGGAAAGGGGTGTTGCGGATCAACTCGACATAGGCGGTGACGAAGGGCCGCAGCGCGCGTGGCCCCTCCGTGCGTGCCCATGCCGCGGCGATGCCGATGGCCACGCCAGCCACCGCACCGACGGCAATCAGCTCCACCGTTACGCCCAGTCCCTTGACGAGCACGGGCGTATAGTCGGCGATCGACAGGAAGTCGAATTTATAAGCCATGAGCGCGGTCTTTACAGGCCGGCGGGCAGGTCGCTACCTAGCCATTTCTTGGAGATGGTGTTCAGCGAGCCGTCCTTCTTGGCGTCGGCGAGGATGGCATTGACCTTGGCTTGCAAGGCCGACTCACCCTTGTTCAGGCCGATGTAGCAGGGCGAATCCTTGATCAGGAATTTGGTCTCGGGCTTCTTGGGCGGATTCTTGGCCAGGATGGCCGCGGCCACCACGTTGCCGGTGGCGATCAATTGCACCTGGTTGGACAGGAAGGCGCTGATGGTGCCGTTGTTGTCCTCGTAACGCTTGATGGTCGCGTCGCTGGGCGCGATCTTGCTGAGCTCGATGTCCTCCACCGCGCCACGTGTCACGCCGATGGTCTTGCCCGCCAGATCCGCGGCCTTCGTTGCCTTGATATTGGCCGGTCCGAATACGCCGTTGAAGAACGGCGCATAGGCATCCGTGAAGTCGATGACCTTCTCGCGCTCGGCGTTCTTGCCCATGCTGGAGATCACCAGGTCGACCTTGTTGGTCTGCAGATAGGCGACTCGGTTGGCGCTGGTCACGGGCACCAGCTCCACCGGCACGCCCAGGCGGCTGGCGATCAGCTTGGCCGTGTCGATGTCGTAGCCGACCGGTTTGAGGTCCGTTCCCACGGAACCGAAAGGCGGAAAGTCCTGGGGCACGGCCACGCGCAGGCTGCCGTTCTTGATGATGTTGGCCAGCGCATCGGCATGGGCGGCCGGGGCGCCGGCGAGGATGGCGGCGGCGGATAGCGCCAGCAGCAGTTGACGACGGTTCATGCAGGACTCCCTACGGGGTAAGAAGGTGGACGATTTGCACACCAGAACGGTATACAAAACTGTCAATGCAAGATCCGTGCCATTTTTCGCCGCAGGCATGGCGGGGGGAGCGTGGGCGAGTGGCGGGGTGTGGCGGCCGCAACCGCGCCCAATGCGGCGCATGCGGATGCACCACGCTGGTTAGCGCGCACTGCCTTGGTGCGCGGCGTTCCGTTGACGGCGGTTCAGCTTAGCAGCGCGGCGATCAGCCCGTTCCGCGAAGACGGATCGTCGCGGAAGTTCAATGCCTGTTCGACGTGTTCAAGATGCCGGACCATCAGCGCGCAGGCGGCTTCGACGTCACCTTTGCGGGCCGCGCGCAGGAATTCGCGGTGCTCGTCCGACGAACACACGGCATCCATGGTCGATTGATAGAAGGCCGTGATGACCGAGCTGCGCGCGGACAATTCACGCAGCATCTCGGTAAGCACGGCGTTGCCGGCGACCTCGGCCAACAGCAGGTGAAAATCCGCGAGCAGATGATTGCGCAGCTGCACATCTTCACCGGCCGCGCTCTTGCGCTCGTTCTTGAGGTGTTGCTCGATGCGGCGGTAGTCGGCGGGCGTGGCACGTGCGATGAATTCCCGCACCATCGCCGTTTCCAGGATGCGGCGCACGGCGAAGATGTCGCGCGCTTCCTCGGCCGTGGGCTTGCTGACGAAAGCTCCCTTGTCCGGGATGGTGGTGATCAGCTTGTCCTTGGACAACATCAGGAGCGCCGCGCGTATTTTCGTCCGGCTGACGCCGTACGCGCGCGCCAATGCTTCCTCACGCAGCCGCGTCCCGGGCGGTAGCCTGTGGGTGGTGATGGCGTGGGCGATGTCGGCGGCGATATCTTCGCCGGTCTGTTCCGGAGTGGAGGTGGGCTCTTTCTTCATGACGGCCTGTTGCACGATGCGGTGTAAGTCTAACCACAAATTTTCCGCACCGGGATTGCATACAAAAATTACATGCACTAAATTCAGCGCATGCCTATCGAGACTGCCATGGACACCTCGGATACCCCTGATACCCCGGATCCCCTTTATGCCGCGCTTTCGTCGTTCATCGATCGCGGTCACGCTGCTCAAGTGGACTTCCTGCGTGAAGTCGTGCGCGTGCCGTCCGACAATCCCGCGGGCGATTGCGCGCCCTTGGGGCATCGCACTCAGGCGCTGCTTACTGCACTGGGTCTGGAGGTCGAGGCGCTGCCCGTGCCCGAGGCCCTGGTGCTGGCCAACGGCATGCAGTCGGCGATCAACCTGATCGTGCGCAAGCGCTTCGGCGAAGGCGGGCCCGTGATCGCGCTGAACGCGCATGGCGACGTGGTGCCGCCCGGCCAGGGCTGGACGCACGATCCCTACGGTGGCGATATCGAGCAGGACCCTGAACATGGCCCGGTCATGTATGGCCGCGGCGTGGCCGTGTCGAAATCGGATTTCGCCACGTATACCTGGGCCCTGCTGGCCTTGCTCGATGCGCAGCGTCAAGGTGCGTCGTTGCACGGCACGGTGGAGCTGCATCTGACGTTCGACGAGGAAGCGGGCGGCGAGATCGGCCCGGGCCATCTGCTCGCTGAAGGCTACAGCAAGCCGGATTACGCGATATCCGCGGGCTTCGCCTACGGCATTACGTCGGCGCATAACGGTTGCCTGCACGTGGAGGTCGCGGTGCGCGGGCAGCAGGCCCATGCGGCCATGCCCGCTACCGGCGTCGATGCCCTGGAAGCCGCCACGCATGTGCTGGGCCGGCTCTATGCTTTCCGCGCGGAACTGGCACGGCGCGTATCGGCCACGCCGGGCATCGGTTCACCGTCGTTGACGGTGGGCTTGATCGAAGGGGGCATCAATACCAACGTCGTGCCGGACCTGGTCACCTTCCGCATCGACCGCCGCATCATTCCCGAAGAAGCGGGCCACGATGTGGAAGGCGAGTTGCGCGCCCTGGTCGATGCCGCGGTGGCGCAGCGGCCTGGCGTGACGGCGAGCGTGCGGCGCATCATGCAGGCGCAGCCGCTGGTGCCGCTGGCGGGCTCCGACCGTCTGATCGACCCATTGCGTCGGCACGCACAAGCGATCATGGGCGATGCGATTCCCGTGCAGGGCGTGCCGCTTTATACCGACGCGCGCCACTACACGCAGCATGGCGTGCCCACCGTCCTGTACGGCGCCGGGCCGCGCACGCTGATGGAGGCGCGCGGGCACAACACGGACGAGAACCTGCGCTTGAATGACCTGCTCAAAGCCACCAAGGTGGTGGCGCTGACGCTGGCGGATCTGCTGCGGCCGTAAAGCCGCGGTCACGAAACCGCGTTCATGACGCCGCGGCCATCACGGCCGCGGTCATACCTCTGCAGCCATTACGCCGCGGCCAGTTCCAGCATGAACGCCTGCGTGGCTTGCGCCGCCAGCTGGGCATCCTCGATGGTGATGATCTCCAGCGGATTGTGGCTGATGCCGCCATTGCCGCAGCGCACGAACAGCATGCTCATCGACGTGGCCTGGCCGACCATCATGGCGTCGTGCCCCGCGCCCGAAGGCAGTTCGTAGACAGGCGCGCCCTGCGCGGCGATGGCCTTGGCCCACAAGGCCCGCTCGCCGGGCGCGCAAGCCGACGCGGTCTTGCGCATCACTTCTTCTGTTTCACAACGCACGCCACGGCGCTGGCAGATCTCCGCGATGCGGGCTTCGATGTCGGCCAGGGCGGCGTCGCGCATGCCGTCTTCCGGCGCGCGCAGGTCCAGCGACAGGCGGCATACGCCGGGCACCACGTTGACGGACCCGTTCACCACCTGCAAAGTGCCTACCGTGCCGACCAGGGCCGGGACGCTGGCGCAGCGCTGCTCGACGTACAGGATGATCTCGGCGGCGGCGCAGGCTGCGTCGTGGCGCATGGCCATGGGCGTGGTGCCGGCGTGGCTGGCCAGGCCGGTCAGGGTCAGGATGCGGCGCACGCCGCCATTGATGGCCGTGACCACGCCCAGCGGCAAGCCGCTGTCGAGCAGGACCGGGCCCTGTTCGATATGGACTTCGAAATAGTGTTTGATGCGGTCGACGTCGGTGGCGCAGTGTGCACTGCGAGCCGGGTCCAGGCCCGCGTTCGCGATGGCCGCGCGCATGGTGATGCCATCCGCGTCGGTCTTGTCCAGCACGGTCTCGTCGAAACGGCCGATGTAGGCGGACGAGCCCAGGAAGGTGCTGCCGAAGCGCAACCCTTCTTCTTCGGCGAAGGCGACCACTTCAAAGTCGTACGGCAGGCGCTGATCGCGCGCATGCAGGTCGGCGACGATGGCCATGGGCAGCAAGATGCCCAGCCGGCCGTCGTATTTGCCGCCGTCGCGCACGGTGTCGTAATGGCTGCCGGTGGAGACGATGCGTGGCCTGGCGACGGCCGGATCGGCGCGATACACGCCGATGACGTTGCCGATGGCGTCGTGGCGCACCTCGTCGAAACCGGACTCCCGCATCCATGCGTCCAGCTGCGCGGCCACCGCGCGATGGGCAGGGGTCATGTAGGCGCAGGTCAGCGCGCCGGCTTGATCGGTGTGCAGGGCCAACTGGTCGGACCAGGACATGATCCGTTGGCCTGGGGAGGGGGCGGTCGTAGGCGTCATTGCGCGGGGCGGCTTTGGGTAGTGAATACCCAAAGATTGTATACAAGCCGCCCCGGCCTGGGATGCCCCGCCCGAGCCCAGTGGTCTACCCTCAGTCCACCTGGGCGCCGGAAACGCGCACGGCCTCGCCCCACTTCTTCACTTCCGTGGCCATGAAGGCGCCCGTCTCGGTGGGGCTCATGGGCATCGGTTCGGCGCCGCGGTCGCGCAGGAACTGCGCCATTTCCTCGCTGTTCAGCACGCCCTGGATGCGCTTGTTGAGCTCCTCGACGATGGGCGCCGGCGTGCCCTTGGGCGCCAGCACGGCCGCCCAGCCGATCGCTTCGAAGTCGGGGTAGCCCGCTTCGGCGACGGTGGGAACGTCAGGCAGCTGGGGCAGGCGCTTGGCCGTGGTCACCGCCAGGGCAATGGCCTTGCCGCTCTTGACGTGCGGCAGGCCCGCCGTGACGGAGTCGACCATCAGGGGCACCTGGTTGCCCAGGAAGTCGGCCTGCGCGGGGCCGCTGCCCTTGTAGGGGATATGACGGATGTCGATCTTGGCGGCCGCCTTAAACATTTCGGCCGAAAGATGCTGGGTGCCGCCGATGCCGGCGCTGGCGTAGGCCAGCGCGCCCGGCTGGGCACGCGCCTTCTTGACCAGGTCCTGCATGCTCGTGATGCCGGATTGGGGATTGGCCAGGAACATCAGGGGCACCGAGAAGATGCCGGAGATGGGCGCGAAATCGTCCGACAGGCTGTAGTCGATCTTCTTGTACAGGGTCTGGTTGACCGCCGCGGCACTGCCGGCGATGACCAGGGTGTAGCCATCGGGCGCCGAACGGGCGGCCTGCGCCATGCCGATGTTGCTGCCGGCGCCGGCGCGGTTGTCGACGATGATGGTCTGCTTGAGTTGCGTGCCCAGCTTCTCGGCCAGTGCGCGCGCGAAGATGTCGGTCGCCTGCCCGGGCGGGAAGGGGACGATCAGGCGGATGGCGTGGTCGGGATATTCGGCATGCGCCGAAAAGGCGGCCGCGGCCAGCGTGGCGCCGGCAATGAGTTTTTTGAACATGATCGAGGTAAGGCTCAGGAAATTCGGGGATACGGCAGGGCCCAGTGTCTCGTGGCGGCGACGGTGGTGCCGGTCTGGGTATTTTTTGGCTCGGGTTCTGACGAAAGCGGTCGCTTTTGGCGAAAGTCGTCATCCCAGGGTGCTAAATTTAACCTTTTGCCCGCCGGATTGCCCGGCGGGGTGTCCTTTCCCTTCAGGAACCGTCATGGACTTCAACCAGTACAACGTCAACACCCTCATGGAAATCACTTCCCGCCCGGACCTGGTGTTCGTGCGCGGTCAAGGTTCCTGGTTGGAGGACAATACTGGTAAGCGATACCTGGATTTCATTCAGGGCTGGGCCGTGAACTGCCTGGGCCACAGCGCCCCGGAAATGGTGCGCGCCATCAATGAACAGGCCGGCAAGCTGCTCAATCCGTCGCCCGCCTACTTCAACGAACCCTCGCTGCAACTGGCCCAGCGCCTTACGCAGTCGTCCGTGTTCGACCGCGTGTTCTTCGCCAACAGCGGTGCCGAGGCCAACGAAGGCGCCATCAAGCTGGCGCGCAAATGGGGCCGGGTCAATCGCAACGGTGCCTACAAGATCATCACCATGGACCACAGCTTCCATGGCCGCACCATCGCCACGATGTCGGCGTCCGGCAAGCCGGGCTGGGACAAGATGTTCGCGCCCCAGGTCGACGGTTTCCCCAAGGCTGACCTGAACGACCTGGATTCGGTGCGCAAGCTGATCGACGCGCAGACCGTCGCCGTCATGCTGGAACCCATCCAGGGCGAAGGCGGTGTCATCCCCGCCACCAAGGAATTCATGCAAGGCCTGCGCAAGCTGGCTGACGAGCACGGCATCCTGCTAATCGTTGACGAAGTGCAGACCGGCATGGGCCGTACCGGCACCATGTACGCCTACCAGCAAGCCGGCATCACGCCGGACATCATGACCCTGGGCAAGGGCATCGGCGGCGGCGTGCCGCTGGCCGCGCTGCTGGCGCGCCAGGACGTCAGCGTGTTCTCGCACGGCGAGCAGGGCGGCACGTACAACGGCAACCCGTTGATGACGGCGGTGGGTGTGGCGGTGTTCGACGCGCTGGCCGCGCCGGGCTTCATGGAGTCCGTGCAAGCGCGCGGCCGCCAATTGTCGGAAGGCCTGCTGGCCCTGTCCGCCAAGTGGGGCATGCAAGGTGAACGCGGCGCCGGCCTGTTGCGCGCCTTGATCATGGACCGCGACGACGGTCCCGCCATCGTCGACGCGGCCCGCAAGCTGAATCCCGAAGGCCTGCTGCTGAACGCCCCGCGCGGCAACCTGCTGCGCTTCATGCCCGCGCTGAACGTGACCGAGCAGGAAATCGACAGCATGCTGAAGACGCTGGACAGCCTGATCACCGCCATCCGCAAGTAATCGGTCCCACCTGTCGCGCGCGCGGATGTCCCGCGCGCGACAGGCGAGCTGGAACGACATTGGCGCGCACAAGTAATCAAAAAGAAGCGCCTGGTTCTAAAGGTCTAATCCAACG is a window of Bordetella sp. N DNA encoding:
- a CDS encoding M20/M25/M40 family metallo-hydrolase — its product is MDTSDTPDTPDPLYAALSSFIDRGHAAQVDFLREVVRVPSDNPAGDCAPLGHRTQALLTALGLEVEALPVPEALVLANGMQSAINLIVRKRFGEGGPVIALNAHGDVVPPGQGWTHDPYGGDIEQDPEHGPVMYGRGVAVSKSDFATYTWALLALLDAQRQGASLHGTVELHLTFDEEAGGEIGPGHLLAEGYSKPDYAISAGFAYGITSAHNGCLHVEVAVRGQQAHAAMPATGVDALEAATHVLGRLYAFRAELARRVSATPGIGSPSLTVGLIEGGINTNVVPDLVTFRIDRRIIPEEAGHDVEGELRALVDAAVAQRPGVTASVRRIMQAQPLVPLAGSDRLIDPLRRHAQAIMGDAIPVQGVPLYTDARHYTQHGVPTVLYGAGPRTLMEARGHNTDENLRLNDLLKATKVVALTLADLLRP
- a CDS encoding hydantoinase/carbamoylase family amidase, which produces MSWSDQLALHTDQAGALTCAYMTPAHRAVAAQLDAWMRESGFDEVRHDAIGNVIGVYRADPAVARPRIVSTGSHYDTVRDGGKYDGRLGILLPMAIVADLHARDQRLPYDFEVVAFAEEEGLRFGSTFLGSSAYIGRFDETVLDKTDADGITMRAAIANAGLDPARSAHCATDVDRIKHYFEVHIEQGPVLLDSGLPLGVVTAINGGVRRILTLTGLASHAGTTPMAMRHDAACAAAEIILYVEQRCASVPALVGTVGTLQVVNGSVNVVPGVCRLSLDLRAPEDGMRDAALADIEARIAEICQRRGVRCETEEVMRKTASACAPGERALWAKAIAAQGAPVYELPSGAGHDAMMVGQATSMSMLFVRCGNGGISHNPLEIITIEDAQLAAQATQAFMLELAAA
- a CDS encoding amino acid ABC transporter permease yields the protein MAYKFDFLSIADYTPVLVKGLGVTVELIAVGAVAGVAIGIAAAWARTEGPRALRPFVTAYVELIRNTPFLIQLFFIFFGLPALGVQLGEMQAACLAMAVNLGAYSAEIIRAGIAATPRGQYEAGASLAMTRLEVFRHIVLKPALARIWPALSSQIVIVMLGSAVCSQIAAEDLSFAANFIQSRNFRAFEVYIVTTVIYLLLAILLRQLLRLLGQRMFRRAPR
- a CDS encoding GntR family transcriptional regulator, which translates into the protein MKKEPTSTPEQTGEDIAADIAHAITTHRLPPGTRLREEALARAYGVSRTKIRAALLMLSKDKLITTIPDKGAFVSKPTAEEARDIFAVRRILETAMVREFIARATPADYRRIEQHLKNERKSAAGEDVQLRNHLLADFHLLLAEVAGNAVLTEMLRELSARSSVITAFYQSTMDAVCSSDEHREFLRAARKGDVEAACALMVRHLEHVEQALNFRDDPSSRNGLIAALLS
- a CDS encoding transporter substrate-binding domain-containing protein; its protein translation is MNRRQLLLALSAAAILAGAPAAHADALANIIKNGSLRVAVPQDFPPFGSVGTDLKPVGYDIDTAKLIASRLGVPVELVPVTSANRVAYLQTNKVDLVISSMGKNAEREKVIDFTDAYAPFFNGVFGPANIKATKAADLAGKTIGVTRGAVEDIELSKIAPSDATIKRYEDNNGTISAFLSNQVQLIATGNVVAAAILAKNPPKKPETKFLIKDSPCYIGLNKGESALQAKVNAILADAKKDGSLNTISKKWLGSDLPAGL
- a CDS encoding amino acid ABC transporter permease — protein: MMAFTLWDIVRNLLLAARWTVVLAVVAFAGGALLGMAVLMMRVSRHRWQRRLAWAFIELFQGTPLLMQLFLTFFGLSLAGIDVPAWVAAGSALILWSAAFLAEIWRGCVESINRGQWEASASLAMGYVQQMRYVVLPQALRIAVAPTVGFAVQIVKSTALTSIIGFTELSKASTIITNATFNPFTVYGVAALIYFALCWPLSRASLRLERRLNAPHRH